The proteins below are encoded in one region of Ostrea edulis chromosome 3, xbOstEdul1.1, whole genome shotgun sequence:
- the LOC125662803 gene encoding uncharacterized protein LOC125662803 isoform X1, with translation MAWRCSICFVFVAVTLRVLMRHIYSEHSQAPNFRIECSVDECKETYRKYNSFYRHVMKHHSDLLDRPNEMHVHQLDDARNLPNNSDQEQIDIIQLDTGEVMEVDTEDNPREDTMEVELDHSECYDTGKAVSFIMNLKEMHRIRETTAEAVANGINGIVQKYIDMLRNKVHQCLQGAGIPEHINELNKVFDVELPFHGVVTSYERKKFIKENFLYIEPELVRVGQRLRVIRRRGDANLDVVRDFFYYVPITQSIEQFLQNEDILELIMQDPLPFDGFFSDIRTGTAYRRNVLFQQNRLSLSIILYFDDVEICNPMNKQAGVHKIGIFYYSLANLPVIYRSRLPAIRLLAVIKRSIMNKHGINVVLDRLKTDLEVLSNGITLSINGNNYDIVGGCLCFIGDTLAAHEFGGFKLGVGFAYQKCRTCECTFDEMQTNFEEHLFIQRTLERYDDQCNELAIAHTVAIRDAISRSYGINFRSIARDFPYFNLTEHIPHDIMHVMFEGVAVYEIKLILKVLLDVKLISLIELNNVIDNFCYGYADRSSRPVTIPAKVFNGNETTLKQSASSMIVLMRLLPFFLIEKLNCDFNNRYVAFLVELCEITLILMSPVISYESVQMLKMIISDHLRKFTYLFPDKNIIPKQHYLIHLPSTIEKFGCLSNVWSMRFESKHNFIKERMTGCHNFKNIEKSISDRCVMYECTLNLCDDHPLFNNDCMYGKTKPVKNINYCKERLSSFFGIDENQVISIHEVGWIIYKGKKFVSDQCEIAFGVANGMPEFGTVKSIWITKERVDESDIQNVYFNIQMFETLNFNEEILSYHVKQPDLPQGNELIYIENMLMHCPLHLYEGKQQNLFIPIPYDLVDVIHKESNM, from the exons ATGGCTTGGCGATGttcaatttgttttgtttttgttgctgTTACGCTGCGTGTGCTTATGAGACACATTTACTCAGAACATTCACAAGCACCAAATTTTCGAATAGAATGCAGTGTCGATGAATGCAAAGAAACATATCGTAAATACAATTCTTTTTACCGTCACGTAATGAAACATCACTCCGACTTGCTGGATAGGCCTAATGAAATGCATGTCCATCAGTTAGATGATGCTCGAAATCTACCGAATAACAGCGACCAGGAACAGATTGACATAATACAGTTG GACACTGGGGAGGTTATGGAAGTGGATACTGAAGATAATCCAAGAGAAGACACTATGGAAGTTGAACTTGACCATAGTGAATGTTACGATACAGGCAAAGCAGTGTCTTTTATTATGAATCTCAAGGAAATGCACAGGATACGGGAG ACTACTGCAGAAGCTGTTGCAAATGGGATTAATGGTATAGTCCAGAAATACATCGACATGTTGAGGAATAAAGTGCATCAATGTTTGCAGGGTGCTGGTATTCCTGAACACATCAACGAGTTGAATAAAGTATTTGACGTTGAACTGCCATTTCATGGTGTGGTTACATCGtatgaaagaaagaaatttataaaGGAGAACTtcctgtatatt GAACCAGAACTTGTTCGGGTAGGACAAAGGCTGCGAGTGATTAGACGGAGAGGAGATGCTAACCTTGATGTTGTTAGAGACTTTTTCTATTATGTCCCTATTACACAAAGTATTGAACAATTTCTCCAGAATGAGGACATACTTGAACTTATTATGCAGGATCCTTTACCTTTTGATGGCTTTTTTTCTGATATTAGAACTGGCACTGCATATAGACGTAATGTTCTATTTCAGCAGAACAGATTAAGTTTGTCAATTATTCTCTATTTTGATGATGTAGAAATTTGTAATCCAATGAATAAGCAAGCTGGAGTGCACAAAATTGGTATATTCTACTACAGTCTTGCAAATCTTCCTGTAATTTATCGATCTCGATTACCAGCAATACGCTTATTGGCTGTTATTAAAAGAAGTATTATGAATAAGCATGGGATTAATGTTGTTCTGGATCGGCTTAAAACCGATTTAGAAGTACTTTCTAATGGCATAACATTATCCATAAATGGaaataattatgatattgtAGGGGGTTGTCTTTGTTTCATTGGTGACACTTTAGCTGCACATGAGTTTGGAGGATTTAAGTTAGGGGTGGGATTTGCATATCAAAAATGTAGGACTTGTGAATGCACTTTTGACGAAATGCAAACAAATTTTGAGGAACATCTTTTTATCCAAAGAACATTAGAACGATATGATGATCAGTGCAATGAGCTTGCAATAGCACATACAGTGGCTATTAGAGATGCTATTTCTCGTTCTTATGGTATTAATTTTCGAAGCATTGCAagagattttccctattttaACTTGACTGAGCACATACCACATGATATTATGCATGTAATGTTTGAGGGTGTTGCAGTTTATGAgataaaattaatattaaaagttcttctagatgtaaaacttatttcATTAATAGAGCTCAATAATGTTATAGATAATTTTTGTTATGGATATGCAGATAGAAGTAGCAGACCAGTGACAATTCCTGCCAAAGTGTTTAATGGGAATgaaacaacattaaaacaatctgCATCTAGCATGATAGTGCTTATGAGACTACTTCCTTTTTTCCTCattgaaaaattaaattgtGATTTCAACAATAGATATGTAGCATTTTTGGTAGAATTATGTGaaattacattgattttgatgtctCCAGTTATATCATATGAGTCTGTGCAAATGCTGAAAATGATTATATCTGATCATCTAagaaaatttacatatttattccCTGACAAAAATATCATTCCAAAACAGCACTATCTTATTCACCTACCCTCAACAATAGAGAAATTTGGATGTCTCAGTAATGTCTGGTCCATGAGGTTTGAATCAAAACACAATTTTATTAAGGAACGCATGACTGGCtgtcataattttaaaaacattgaaaagtCTATTTCAGATCGATGTGTTATGTATGAATGTACTTTAAATTTGTGTGATGATCATCCACTTTTTAACAATGACTGTATGTATGGCAAAACAAAGCCTGTGAAAAATATTAACTACTGCAAAGAGaggctttcaagtttttttGGAATAGATGAAAACCAGGTAATATCTATTCATGAGGTGGGATGGATCATATACAAGGGTAAAAAATTTGTATCTGATCAATGTGAAATTGCATTTGGTGTGGCAAATGGTATGCCTGAATTTGGAACTGTTAAGTCTATTTGGATTACCAAGGAACGTGTTGATGAATCTGACATTCAGAATGTTTACTTTAATATTCAAATGTTTGAAACTTTGAATTTCAATGAAGAAATATTGTCATATCACGTAAAGCAACCTGATTTACCACAAGGTAATGAACTGATCTACATAGAAAACATGCTAATGCATTGCCCTCTCCATTTATATGAGGGTAAACAGCAAAACCTGTTCATCCCAATTCCTTATGATTTagttgatgtgatacataaagagtcaaatatgtaa
- the LOC125662803 gene encoding uncharacterized protein LOC125662803 isoform X2, with amino-acid sequence MAWRCSICFVFVAVTLRVLMRHIYSEHSQAPNFRIECSVDECKETYRKYNSFYRHVMKHHSDLLDRPNEMHVHQLDDARNLPNNSDQEQIDIIQLDTGEVMEVDTEDNPREDTMEVELDHSECYDTGKAVSFIMNLKEMHRIRETTAEAVANGINGIVQKYIDMLRNKVHQCLQGAGIPEHINELNKVFDVELPFHGVVTSYERKKFIKENFLYIVCIMYNFTYVFFVNVMNAQLLVGFFLVKFH; translated from the exons ATGGCTTGGCGATGttcaatttgttttgtttttgttgctgTTACGCTGCGTGTGCTTATGAGACACATTTACTCAGAACATTCACAAGCACCAAATTTTCGAATAGAATGCAGTGTCGATGAATGCAAAGAAACATATCGTAAATACAATTCTTTTTACCGTCACGTAATGAAACATCACTCCGACTTGCTGGATAGGCCTAATGAAATGCATGTCCATCAGTTAGATGATGCTCGAAATCTACCGAATAACAGCGACCAGGAACAGATTGACATAATACAGTTG GACACTGGGGAGGTTATGGAAGTGGATACTGAAGATAATCCAAGAGAAGACACTATGGAAGTTGAACTTGACCATAGTGAATGTTACGATACAGGCAAAGCAGTGTCTTTTATTATGAATCTCAAGGAAATGCACAGGATACGGGAG ACTACTGCAGAAGCTGTTGCAAATGGGATTAATGGTATAGTCCAGAAATACATCGACATGTTGAGGAATAAAGTGCATCAATGTTTGCAGGGTGCTGGTATTCCTGAACACATCAACGAGTTGAATAAAGTATTTGACGTTGAACTGCCATTTCATGGTGTGGTTACATCGtatgaaagaaagaaatttataaaGGAGAACTtcctgtatattgtatgtataatgtataactttacatatgtattttttgtaaatgttaTGAATGCACAAttgttggtgggtttttttttggttaaatTTCATTGA